In a single window of the Gemmatimonadales bacterium genome:
- the serS gene encoding serine--tRNA ligase: protein MLDLKRLRQDPEAGHAGLARRLDPSLGPQLDTVLALDRRWRDELARLESLTAERNAASEEVARRKRNREPADDLLSRLKASGEEERALKARVRELEAERDAVLLVLPNIPLAQVPAGDASANTVVRTWGAPCHLGFAPRPHWELAAALDILDLAAGAKIAGSGFPLFRGLGARLVRGLGAFMLDLHTADHGYVEVSPPLLANRASLVGTGQLPKFADELYTVPSDDLFLISTAEVPVTNIHRDDILDGARLPIAYVACTPCFRREAGAHGKDTRGLIRVHQFDKVELVRFCRPEESEAEHQRITAHAEAVLRRLGLHYRVVDLAAGDLGHASAHTYDLELWAPGVGAWLEVSSASTFTDYQARRSNIRYRPEPGGRPEFVHTLNASGVAFPRLIIALLETGQQADGSVRLPDALVPYVGVDRIERRG from the coding sequence GTGCTCGACCTCAAGCGGCTCCGGCAGGATCCGGAGGCCGGGCATGCCGGTCTCGCGCGGCGGCTCGACCCATCGCTCGGTCCCCAACTCGATACCGTGCTGGCACTCGACCGACGCTGGCGCGACGAGCTGGCGCGCCTGGAGTCGCTCACCGCCGAGCGGAACGCGGCGAGCGAAGAGGTGGCGCGCCGCAAGCGGAACCGGGAGCCGGCGGACGACTTGCTCTCCCGGCTCAAGGCTTCCGGCGAAGAAGAGCGCGCACTCAAGGCTCGCGTGCGCGAGCTCGAGGCCGAGCGCGATGCGGTCCTCCTCGTGCTGCCCAACATTCCCCTGGCCCAGGTGCCCGCGGGCGACGCGTCGGCCAACACGGTGGTCCGTACCTGGGGCGCGCCGTGCCACCTGGGCTTTGCACCGCGGCCGCACTGGGAGCTGGCCGCTGCGCTCGACATCCTCGATCTCGCCGCCGGGGCCAAGATTGCCGGCTCCGGATTTCCGCTCTTCCGCGGGCTCGGCGCGCGGCTCGTGCGCGGGCTCGGCGCGTTCATGCTCGACCTCCACACGGCCGATCACGGGTACGTGGAGGTGTCGCCACCGCTCCTCGCGAACCGCGCCTCGCTCGTCGGCACCGGCCAACTGCCCAAGTTTGCCGACGAGCTCTACACCGTGCCGTCGGACGATCTCTTTCTCATTTCCACCGCCGAGGTGCCGGTCACCAACATTCATCGCGACGACATTCTCGACGGCGCGCGTCTGCCGATCGCGTATGTCGCCTGCACGCCCTGCTTCCGCCGCGAGGCCGGCGCGCACGGGAAGGACACCCGCGGACTCATCCGGGTGCATCAGTTCGACAAAGTGGAGCTGGTGCGGTTCTGCCGTCCCGAGGAGTCCGAGGCGGAGCACCAGCGGATCACCGCGCACGCGGAGGCGGTGCTCAGGCGGCTCGGCCTGCACTATCGCGTGGTCGACCTCGCCGCGGGCGACCTGGGGCACGCGAGCGCGCACACCTACGACCTCGAGCTCTGGGCGCCGGGCGTGGGCGCGTGGCTCGAGGTGTCGAGCGCGAGCACGTTCACCGACTACCAAGCGCGCCGGTCCAACATCCGCTATCGCCCGGAGCCGGGTGGGCGGCCGGAGTTCGTGCACACATTGAACGCATCGGGCGTCGCATTCCCGCGGCTCATCATCGCCCTGCTTGAGACCGGGCAGCAGGCGGACGGATCGGTGCGCCTGCCTGACGCGCTGGTGCCGTATGTCGGCGTCGACCGGATCGAGCGGCGCGGGTAG
- the gatA gene encoding Asp-tRNA(Asn)/Glu-tRNA(Gln) amidotransferase subunit GatA, protein MTGAPAAPRATDVAREVARKLREARPLNATLHWSDELLDAEARRVDAMPAPGPLAAVPLALKDNIATTEQPTTCASRILEGYVSPYNATVVERLRAAGAMVACKSNMDEFAMGSSTEHSAFGRVRHPLDPARVPGGSSGGSAALVAAGAVAAALGSETGGSVRQPASFCGVVGVKPSYGRVSRWGLVAFGSSLDCISVFGRTVADAARVLSVMSGPDPLDATTVDRPPMPMPSPRADLRGVRVGLPREYFPADLDPGVRAGIERAERALRELGAELVEVSLPHSPYTVPTYYIINPAEAAANLARYDGVRYGRRRVGPEGDLRALYRATRGEGFGAEVKRRILTGTYVLSAGYYDAYYRKAQQVRALLARDFERAFAPGGVHFLLTPTTPTTAFRAGEKVDDPVQMYLADVFVCGISLVGLPALSLPVGRDAGLPIGGQLIAPPFADAALLSVAMTLERVLDGTAEVR, encoded by the coding sequence GTGACCGGCGCGCCGGCCGCGCCACGCGCTACGGACGTCGCGCGCGAGGTCGCGCGAAAGCTTCGCGAGGCGCGCCCGCTCAATGCCACGCTTCACTGGTCGGACGAGCTGCTGGACGCCGAGGCGCGACGGGTAGATGCAATGCCGGCGCCGGGGCCGCTCGCCGCGGTGCCACTCGCGCTGAAGGACAACATCGCCACCACCGAGCAGCCCACCACCTGCGCCTCGCGCATCCTCGAAGGCTACGTCTCGCCCTACAACGCCACCGTCGTCGAGCGACTGCGCGCGGCGGGCGCCATGGTGGCGTGCAAGAGCAACATGGACGAGTTCGCGATGGGCTCATCCACCGAGCATTCGGCATTCGGGCGCGTGCGCCATCCGCTCGACCCGGCGCGCGTGCCGGGTGGCTCCTCCGGCGGCTCGGCCGCGCTCGTGGCGGCGGGCGCCGTCGCCGCGGCCCTTGGATCGGAGACCGGCGGCTCCGTGCGCCAGCCGGCCAGTTTCTGCGGCGTGGTCGGCGTCAAGCCGAGCTACGGCCGTGTGAGCCGCTGGGGGCTCGTGGCGTTCGGCTCCTCGCTCGACTGCATTTCGGTGTTCGGCCGCACGGTGGCGGACGCGGCGCGGGTGCTGAGCGTCATGAGCGGCCCCGATCCGCTCGACGCCACCACCGTCGACCGGCCGCCGATGCCGATGCCCTCACCGCGGGCGGATCTGCGCGGCGTGCGGGTCGGCCTCCCGCGCGAGTATTTCCCCGCCGATCTCGACCCCGGCGTGCGCGCGGGCATCGAGCGCGCCGAACGGGCCCTCCGGGAGCTGGGCGCCGAGCTGGTGGAGGTGTCGCTGCCACATTCGCCGTACACGGTGCCGACCTACTACATCATCAACCCCGCCGAGGCGGCGGCGAACCTCGCGCGCTACGACGGCGTGCGCTACGGCCGGCGCCGCGTCGGGCCGGAAGGCGACCTCCGCGCGCTCTACCGCGCCACCCGCGGCGAGGGCTTCGGCGCGGAGGTGAAGCGCCGCATCCTCACCGGCACCTACGTGCTGAGCGCGGGCTACTATGACGCCTACTATCGCAAGGCGCAGCAGGTGCGGGCGCTCCTGGCCCGGGACTTCGAGCGCGCCTTCGCGCCCGGCGGCGTGCACTTCCTGCTCACGCCCACGACGCCCACCACCGCGTTCCGCGCCGGTGAGAAGGTCGACGATCCGGTCCAGATGTACCTGGCCGACGTGTTCGTCTGCGGGATCAGCCTTGTAGGCCTGCCGGCGTTGAGCCTTCCGGTTGGTCGGGATGCGGGGCTCCCGATCGGCGGGCAGCTCATCGCGCCGCCATTTGCCGACGCGGCGCTGCTGAGCGTCGCGATGACGCTCGAGCGGGTGCTCGACGGCACGGCGGAGGTGCGCTGA
- a CDS encoding HAMP domain-containing sensor histidine kinase, with the protein MPAPGAHGVPSARPRAPRRRFERIAPVVVVVLVAVLAGLSLGTGWLVVRHFQSDADATSRIYSDVFTGLNSPRPGAETDALLALGAQVRRLGMPLVVTDASGQVTAYDNLPFGVTSLDDPRMRDFIGRLDRENPPISDSLIGTVHYGAMPARFHLTALILLQALTIVVMVGVAVFAYRSAMDAQRDRLWVAMAREAAHQMGTPLTSLQGWIERIRSMPDPPPGMAEYLAADAERLDRVARRFERIGNPAARESIGLGALADRVAGYFRPRLPKWANQITLRVEAPGAGPTVLGDPVLLEWALEALVKNAIDALQGRSGTIILRVESDPRSAAIRVVDDGPGVPKEIRRDIFEPGISTKRGGWGIGLALSRRVVEEAHHGELTLEPVEKGTCFLIRIPLDETADA; encoded by the coding sequence GTGCCGGCGCCCGGCGCGCATGGCGTACCGAGCGCCCGACCGCGCGCGCCGCGGCGCCGGTTCGAGCGCATTGCGCCGGTGGTGGTCGTGGTGCTCGTGGCGGTGCTCGCGGGCTTGAGCCTCGGCACCGGCTGGCTCGTGGTGCGGCACTTCCAGAGCGATGCCGATGCGACGAGCCGGATCTACTCCGACGTCTTCACCGGCCTCAACAGCCCGCGCCCCGGCGCGGAGACCGACGCGCTCCTGGCGCTCGGCGCCCAGGTGCGGCGGCTCGGCATGCCGCTCGTCGTCACCGACGCGTCGGGGCAGGTGACCGCGTACGACAACCTGCCGTTCGGGGTCACCTCGCTCGACGACCCGCGCATGCGGGACTTCATCGGGCGCCTCGACCGCGAAAACCCGCCGATCTCCGATTCGCTCATCGGGACCGTGCATTACGGCGCCATGCCGGCCCGCTTTCATCTCACCGCGCTCATCCTGCTCCAGGCGCTCACCATCGTGGTGATGGTGGGTGTCGCGGTCTTCGCCTATCGGAGCGCCATGGACGCGCAGCGCGATCGGCTCTGGGTTGCCATGGCGCGCGAGGCGGCGCACCAGATGGGCACGCCGCTCACGAGCCTCCAGGGCTGGATCGAGCGCATCCGCTCAATGCCCGATCCGCCGCCCGGCATGGCCGAATATCTCGCGGCCGACGCCGAGCGGCTCGACCGGGTGGCGCGCCGGTTCGAGCGCATCGGCAATCCGGCGGCGCGCGAGTCGATTGGCCTCGGCGCCCTGGCCGACCGCGTGGCCGGCTACTTCCGGCCTCGCCTTCCGAAGTGGGCCAATCAGATCACGCTCAGAGTAGAAGCGCCGGGCGCCGGCCCCACCGTCCTGGGCGATCCCGTGCTGCTCGAGTGGGCGCTCGAGGCGCTGGTGAAGAACGCCATCGACGCGCTGCAAGGGCGTTCGGGGACGATTATCCTCCGGGTGGAGAGCGACCCGCGCAGCGCTGCGATCCGCGTGGTCGACGACGGACCCGGCGTCCCGAAGGAAATCCGGCGCGATATCTTCGAGCCCGGCATCAGCACGAAGCGGGGCGGTTGGGGCATCGGCCTGGCACTTTCGCGCCGCGTGGTCGAGGAGGCGCACCACGGCGAGCTCACGCTCGAGCCGGTGGAGAAGGGGACCTGCTTTCTGATTCGGATTCCGCTGGACGAGACGGCCGACGCATGA
- a CDS encoding Asp-tRNA(Asn)/Glu-tRNA(Gln) amidotransferase subunit GatC translates to MTITRDDLLHVARLAELAVPEPDVPRLVSQLGEIVDYVARLGEVPATDHAAPYLAGPAEVRLRADEVNPVPLARPPAAMAPEFVDGFFIVPRMGAMEGS, encoded by the coding sequence GTGACGATCACACGCGACGATCTGCTCCACGTGGCCCGGTTGGCCGAGCTTGCAGTGCCCGAGCCCGACGTGCCGCGGCTCGTTTCGCAGCTCGGCGAGATCGTGGACTACGTCGCGCGCCTGGGCGAGGTGCCGGCCACCGACCATGCGGCGCCGTACCTCGCCGGCCCGGCGGAGGTGCGCCTTCGCGCCGACGAGGTGAATCCGGTGCCGCTCGCGCGCCCGCCCGCCGCCATGGCCCCGGAGTTCGTCGACGGCTTCTTCATCGTACCCCGCATGGGCGCGATGGAGGGGTCGTGA
- a CDS encoding UvrD-helicase domain-containing protein, with product MTDVGDVRQVASWERGLNSAQRDAVEHVEGPMLVLAGAGSGKTRVLTSRIASLIERHGVPPDRIFAVTFTNKAAGEMKERIGRLLARDPSGLWIGTFHALSARLLRREAELLGFTRNFTIYDEDDRLSLVKRLLDQAGHPPRLFPPRAIVGLMSNAKNRMVAPADLARNAPFDRVAQVAAEIYAAMGPALRSANAMDFDDLLLHPLALFDAHPDRLAAWQRRFSFVLVDEFQDTNRAQYLLVRALGAHGNVFVVGDDDQSIYGWRGAEVRNMREFERDFPSARLVRLEENYRSTQVILDAANGVIAENSGRIGKTLRTRRAGGDAVTLVAAADERDEAEWIVRELERRAAAGEHGYREMAVLYRTNAQSRAFEDAFRRAGVPYRLIGAISFYERREVKDLLAYLRLIANPADDEAFLRAVAVPKRGIGDTSTATVASAAAQWGRPLLETARIADRVSDLRPNARDALRRFAELIDTLAARFAGLAPAALLEQLIAALDYETVLLAEGPEGAERWENVRELIASAAEWSEVVTADADVDATPLERFLAEAALVSAPDKITGAADGITLMTLHTAKGLEWPVVVLAGLEHGLFPLARAAEEPDGMEEERRLCYVGLTRAKDKLYLTWARARRRGGELRPGVPSSFLRALPPAIVDERRTNALWAPGWDVGLRGRGARSAASGGTAAFRARAGDIAPAEAAAEEASQDTPRYVKGERVRHRRFGSGTIRGLSGGGKNLKVEVAFDDPEVGVKQLLVAYAGLEREWESA from the coding sequence ATGACCGACGTAGGCGACGTCCGCCAAGTGGCCAGCTGGGAGCGGGGGCTCAATTCCGCCCAGCGCGACGCGGTCGAGCACGTGGAAGGCCCGATGCTCGTCCTGGCCGGTGCGGGGTCGGGGAAGACTCGCGTGCTCACGTCCCGCATCGCAAGTCTCATCGAGCGGCACGGCGTGCCGCCCGACCGCATCTTCGCGGTGACCTTCACCAATAAGGCCGCGGGAGAAATGAAGGAGCGGATCGGGCGCCTGCTCGCGCGCGATCCGTCAGGGCTCTGGATCGGCACCTTTCACGCGCTCTCCGCCCGGCTGCTCCGGCGCGAGGCCGAGCTGCTCGGCTTCACCCGCAACTTCACCATTTATGACGAGGACGACCGCCTGTCCCTGGTGAAGCGGCTGCTCGACCAGGCCGGCCACCCGCCGCGGCTCTTTCCGCCCCGCGCCATCGTCGGCCTCATGTCGAACGCGAAGAACCGGATGGTCGCGCCGGCAGACCTCGCGCGGAACGCCCCGTTCGATCGCGTGGCGCAGGTGGCGGCCGAAATCTACGCGGCGATGGGCCCGGCACTCCGCTCGGCCAACGCGATGGACTTCGACGACCTGCTCCTGCATCCGCTGGCACTCTTCGATGCGCACCCCGACCGGCTCGCGGCCTGGCAGCGGCGGTTCAGCTTCGTGCTGGTCGACGAGTTTCAGGACACGAACCGCGCCCAGTACCTGCTGGTGCGTGCCCTCGGCGCCCACGGCAACGTGTTCGTGGTGGGAGACGACGACCAGTCGATCTATGGTTGGCGGGGCGCGGAGGTGCGCAACATGCGCGAATTCGAGCGGGACTTTCCGAGCGCGCGCCTCGTGCGGCTGGAAGAGAACTACCGCTCCACGCAGGTGATCCTCGACGCGGCAAACGGCGTCATCGCCGAAAACAGCGGGCGCATCGGCAAGACGCTCCGGACCCGGCGCGCCGGGGGCGACGCCGTGACGCTCGTGGCCGCCGCCGACGAGCGCGACGAGGCCGAGTGGATCGTGCGCGAGCTGGAGCGCCGCGCCGCCGCCGGCGAGCACGGCTACCGCGAGATGGCCGTGCTCTACCGCACCAACGCGCAGAGCCGCGCGTTCGAGGACGCCTTCCGGCGCGCGGGCGTGCCGTACCGGCTGATCGGCGCAATCAGCTTCTACGAGCGGCGCGAGGTGAAGGACCTGCTCGCCTATCTCCGGCTCATCGCGAATCCGGCGGACGACGAGGCCTTTCTGCGTGCCGTCGCCGTGCCCAAGCGCGGCATCGGCGACACCAGCACCGCGACGGTGGCGAGCGCCGCGGCGCAGTGGGGCCGGCCGCTGCTCGAGACCGCGCGCATCGCCGACCGCGTGTCCGATCTCCGGCCCAACGCGCGCGACGCCCTCCGCCGGTTTGCCGAGCTGATCGATACGCTCGCCGCACGGTTTGCCGGGCTCGCCCCCGCGGCGCTGCTGGAGCAGCTCATCGCGGCGCTCGACTACGAGACCGTGCTGCTGGCCGAGGGACCCGAGGGTGCCGAGCGGTGGGAGAACGTGCGTGAGCTCATCGCGAGCGCGGCGGAGTGGTCGGAGGTCGTCACGGCGGATGCAGACGTGGACGCCACTCCCCTCGAGCGCTTTCTTGCGGAAGCGGCACTGGTGAGCGCGCCGGACAAGATCACCGGCGCGGCCGACGGCATCACTCTCATGACGCTGCATACGGCCAAGGGCCTCGAGTGGCCCGTCGTGGTGCTGGCCGGGTTGGAGCACGGTCTCTTTCCGCTTGCGCGCGCGGCCGAGGAGCCGGATGGAATGGAGGAGGAACGCCGGCTCTGCTACGTGGGACTAACCCGCGCCAAGGACAAGCTCTATCTCACCTGGGCCCGCGCCCGGCGCCGCGGAGGCGAGCTCAGGCCCGGTGTGCCGTCGTCGTTCCTGCGCGCGCTCCCGCCCGCCATCGTGGACGAGCGGCGCACCAACGCGCTTTGGGCGCCGGGCTGGGATGTCGGCCTTCGCGGGCGGGGGGCGCGCTCGGCGGCGTCGGGCGGCACGGCGGCGTTTCGTGCCCGCGCCGGCGACATTGCGCCGGCCGAGGCCGCCGCGGAGGAGGCCTCGCAGGACACGCCGCGGTACGTGAAGGGCGAGCGCGTGCGCCACCGCCGCTTCGGCAGCGGCACCATCCGGGGGCTCTCGGGCGGCGGGAAGAACCTCAAGGTCGAAGTCGCGTTTGATGACCCGGAGGTCGGCGTGAAGCAACTGCTCGTCGCCTACGCCGGCCTCGAGCGCGAATGGGAAAGCGCGTGA
- a CDS encoding putative sugar nucleotidyl transferase, with protein sequence MRALHLLEPPAPGAAWAPFAGVRPIAELRAGRWRIRERWERALGVRATSIVGNHCAGFREDNEPPCTARPVPGPAIVAASWFAPAAPAGGKPLDLAPDTRRLEHAGTTIGWVVPAGEEFAPSAAFAASREPAPAPAASVDGLLLAGTHSLLDALDRFLGEDCADAADRADSLPPGAVVFGDPAQIRVSAAAIEPGVVFDVRHGAVVVETGAEVRHGARLEGPLWIGPGSRVLGGEIGGSAIGPDCRVRGEIKTSTFLGYANKSHDGFVGDSVVGRWVNLGAGTTTSNLKNTYGPVRLEVAGQLIETARLNVGSFFGDHAKTAIGTMLATGTVVSAGANVFGAAGVPRFVAPFAWGLGGERMTEEGFLRTAERVMARRAVAMTPERRVSLQETYARMVGL encoded by the coding sequence GTGAGGGCGCTCCATCTGCTCGAGCCGCCCGCGCCCGGCGCGGCGTGGGCGCCGTTCGCCGGCGTGCGGCCGATCGCGGAGCTTCGCGCCGGCCGGTGGCGCATTCGCGAGCGCTGGGAGCGAGCGCTCGGCGTGCGCGCGACGAGCATTGTCGGAAACCACTGCGCCGGGTTCCGCGAGGATAATGAGCCGCCGTGCACAGCGCGCCCGGTGCCGGGCCCCGCCATCGTGGCCGCGAGCTGGTTCGCGCCGGCGGCGCCGGCAGGCGGGAAGCCGCTCGATCTCGCGCCCGACACACGGCGGCTCGAGCACGCCGGGACGACGATCGGGTGGGTCGTACCCGCCGGCGAAGAATTCGCGCCGTCCGCCGCGTTCGCCGCTTCCCGCGAGCCCGCACCGGCTCCGGCCGCCTCCGTCGACGGCCTGCTGCTCGCGGGCACTCATTCCCTGCTCGACGCGCTCGATCGATTTCTCGGAGAGGATTGTGCGGACGCGGCGGACCGCGCGGATTCGCTCCCGCCCGGTGCGGTCGTGTTTGGCGACCCCGCGCAGATCCGCGTGAGCGCGGCCGCGATCGAGCCCGGCGTGGTCTTCGACGTGCGGCATGGCGCAGTCGTGGTGGAAACGGGCGCCGAGGTGCGCCACGGCGCGCGCCTCGAGGGGCCGCTCTGGATCGGCCCGGGCAGCCGTGTGCTGGGCGGCGAGATCGGCGGATCGGCCATCGGGCCCGACTGCCGCGTGCGCGGCGAGATCAAGACGAGCACATTTCTCGGCTACGCCAACAAGAGCCACGACGGCTTCGTGGGCGACAGCGTCGTGGGCCGCTGGGTGAACCTCGGCGCCGGCACCACGACCTCCAACCTCAAGAACACGTACGGCCCCGTGCGGCTCGAGGTGGCCGGCCAGCTCATCGAGACGGCCCGGCTCAACGTCGGCAGTTTCTTTGGCGACCACGCCAAGACCGCCATCGGCACCATGCTCGCAACCGGCACCGTCGTCTCCGCCGGCGCAAACGTATTCGGCGCGGCGGGGGTGCCCCGGTTCGTGGCGCCCTTCGCGTGGGGGCTCGGCGGCGAGCGGATGACGGAAGAGGGATTCCTGCGCACCGCCGAGCGCGTCATGGCGCGCCGCGCGGTGGCGATGACGCCCGAGCGGCGGGTATCGCTTCAGGAGACCTACGCGCGGATGGTCGGACTATGA
- a CDS encoding sugar phosphate nucleotidyltransferase, protein MRWAVILAGGSGTRFWPLSTPDHPKQLLPLTGPRSTAEAAVDRLEGLVPRERVLLVTGSALAPRLQERLRLDPANVLIEPRAASTGPALVWATWEAAQRDPDAEVLSLHADWAVGDEPAFRRTAAAALTAAREQDRLITVGMVPSRPETGFGYIVPGSELAAGVWTVARFVEKPDAAAALDLMADGALWNSGLFAWTAARLLGEIARRTPEIAPHLAALRRRDAAAFFHGVTPVSIDVGLLERSDAVAVVRGAFAWDDVGTWEALARVRPRDASGNVLVGEAVAHDARDNVVWAERDTVVLNGVKDLIVVQARGRVLVMPRERAADMKRLLDALPPSVRDVPG, encoded by the coding sequence ATGAGATGGGCGGTCATCCTGGCCGGCGGGTCGGGCACCCGCTTCTGGCCGCTCAGCACACCCGATCATCCCAAACAACTGCTTCCGCTCACCGGTCCTCGGTCGACCGCGGAAGCCGCGGTCGATCGCCTGGAGGGCCTGGTTCCGCGCGAGCGCGTGCTGCTCGTCACCGGTTCCGCGCTGGCACCCCGGCTCCAAGAACGGCTTCGTCTCGATCCGGCCAATGTGCTCATCGAGCCGCGCGCCGCGTCGACCGGCCCCGCGCTCGTCTGGGCGACGTGGGAGGCGGCGCAGCGCGATCCCGACGCCGAGGTGCTCTCGCTGCACGCCGATTGGGCGGTGGGCGACGAACCGGCGTTCCGCCGCACCGCCGCTGCCGCGCTCACGGCCGCGCGCGAGCAGGATCGACTGATCACCGTGGGCATGGTGCCTTCGCGGCCCGAGACGGGTTTCGGCTACATCGTGCCGGGCTCCGAGCTTGCGGCAGGCGTGTGGACGGTGGCGCGCTTCGTCGAAAAGCCGGACGCGGCAGCGGCGCTCGACCTCATGGCGGACGGGGCGCTCTGGAACAGCGGACTCTTCGCCTGGACGGCGGCGCGATTGCTCGGTGAGATCGCGCGCCGCACTCCGGAAATCGCGCCGCATCTCGCGGCGCTCCGCCGGCGTGACGCCGCGGCGTTCTTTCACGGGGTGACGCCGGTGTCGATTGACGTGGGCCTGCTCGAGCGCAGCGATGCGGTCGCCGTGGTGCGCGGCGCGTTCGCGTGGGACGACGTCGGAACCTGGGAGGCGCTCGCGCGCGTGCGGCCCCGGGACGCGAGCGGGAACGTGCTCGTGGGCGAGGCGGTGGCGCACGATGCGCGCGACAACGTCGTCTGGGCCGAGCGGGATACCGTGGTGCTGAACGGCGTGAAGGACCTGATCGTGGTGCAGGCCCGCGGCCGCGTGCTCGTCATGCCGCGCGAGCGCGCGGCCGACATGAAGCGCCTGCTCGACGCCCTGCCACCCTCCGTGCGCGACGTGCCGGGGTGA
- the gatB gene encoding Asp-tRNA(Asn)/Glu-tRNA(Gln) amidotransferase subunit GatB, with the protein MAWEVVIGLEVHVQLLTRSKMFCGCANRFGDRPNTNVCPICLGLPGALPVPNAEAVRLAARAALALGCTVHEASVFARKNYFYPDLPKGYQISQFDVPLATRGAVALESPERGRIVCGVTRLHVEEDAGKLLHDRISGKTAVDLNRAGTPLVEIVSEPDLRSPAEAREYLRMLRQILLYTGVSDCNMEEGSLRVDANISIRRPGSAALGVKCELKNLNSFANVERALEAERDRQMALMDRGERVVQSTLLFNAASGQVKLMRSKEESHDYRYFPDPDLPPLVLVPAWIADREAELPELPETKRARLVSAYAVSPYHAGQLAAERPIADYFEAVVAAGAEPKDAVRWVLGDVIAGYNESGQFAVAPARLVALIRLETEGTVSGQAARKIFPELAADPAADARAVAERMGLVQLRDQDALGRLVDEVLSAHPAEVQRFRSGEDKLMGFFVGQVMKRSQGKADPKGVQPVLARKLQER; encoded by the coding sequence ATGGCGTGGGAGGTGGTGATCGGCCTCGAGGTGCACGTCCAGCTTCTCACCCGGAGTAAAATGTTCTGCGGCTGCGCCAACCGCTTCGGCGATCGGCCCAACACCAACGTCTGCCCGATCTGCCTCGGCCTGCCGGGCGCGCTCCCGGTGCCGAACGCCGAAGCCGTCCGCCTCGCCGCGCGGGCGGCGCTCGCTCTGGGCTGCACCGTGCACGAGGCGAGCGTGTTTGCGCGGAAAAACTACTTCTATCCCGACCTCCCCAAGGGCTACCAGATCTCGCAGTTCGACGTCCCGCTCGCCACGCGCGGCGCGGTGGCGCTCGAATCGCCGGAGCGCGGCCGCATCGTGTGCGGCGTCACCCGGCTGCACGTGGAGGAGGATGCGGGCAAGCTGCTGCACGACCGGATCTCCGGAAAAACCGCCGTGGACCTGAACCGCGCGGGCACGCCGCTCGTCGAAATCGTGAGCGAGCCCGACCTCCGGAGCCCAGCGGAGGCGCGGGAGTATCTCCGAATGCTGCGCCAGATCCTGCTCTACACCGGAGTGAGCGACTGCAATATGGAAGAGGGAAGTCTCCGGGTGGACGCCAACATCTCCATCCGGCGGCCGGGGAGCGCCGCGCTCGGCGTCAAGTGCGAGCTCAAGAACCTGAACAGCTTCGCCAACGTGGAGCGCGCGCTCGAGGCGGAGCGCGACCGCCAGATGGCACTCATGGACCGCGGCGAGCGCGTGGTGCAGAGCACGCTCCTCTTCAACGCGGCGTCGGGGCAGGTAAAGCTCATGCGCTCGAAGGAAGAGAGCCACGACTACCGCTACTTTCCCGATCCCGACTTGCCGCCGCTGGTGCTCGTGCCCGCCTGGATCGCCGATCGCGAGGCCGAGCTACCCGAGCTGCCGGAGACCAAGCGCGCGCGCCTCGTCTCGGCGTACGCGGTCTCGCCGTATCACGCGGGCCAGCTCGCCGCCGAGCGCCCCATCGCCGATTACTTCGAAGCCGTCGTCGCCGCCGGCGCCGAGCCGAAGGACGCGGTCCGCTGGGTGCTGGGCGACGTGATTGCGGGCTACAACGAGAGCGGACAGTTCGCCGTGGCGCCCGCGCGGCTCGTCGCCCTCATCCGGCTGGAGACCGAAGGCACTGTGAGCGGCCAGGCGGCGAGGAAAATCTTCCCCGAACTTGCCGCCGACCCCGCGGCGGACGCGCGGGCCGTGGCCGAGCGCATGGGCCTCGTCCAGTTACGCGATCAGGATGCGCTCGGGAGGCTGGTGGACGAGGTACTGAGCGCCCACCCGGCCGAGGTGCAGCGCTTCCGCTCCGGCGAAGACAAGCTGATGGGTTTCTTCGTGGGACAGGTCATGAAGCGGAGTCAGGGCAAGGCCGATCCGAAGGGTGTCCAGCCCGTGCTGGCGCGTAAGCTCCAGGAACGCTGA